The Natronincola ferrireducens genome includes a window with the following:
- a CDS encoding Mur ligase family protein translates to MPILLILFILLIGGLYLEEHLCKKWRRNIKYVIHVNGIRGKSTVVRMIDAAFKNNGLIGIAKTTGSEAAIVMPNGDIKKIHRKTQANIREQRRILKMASDLKCDYLIVECMAVNPKLQLQSETILKADVAVITNVKEDHLGILGYTKEEIAQSLLMVKPKQGILITDTYYKPLDANHHIKKAYFQSEDTFSQNANMALSVCEYFGLDLEKSRMGLKNYTLDIGHQEIYKVGEGIFINGFSANDYGSTKILLNKYKDHKPYKKAILYNHRQDRPDRLTMMLDLILEYNSDIVYLSGNGSPYVHKKLKKLQFPGDIILIKSIKDIEFDGFLIVGIGNIKGFGIQMLEEEVLLC, encoded by the coding sequence ATGCCCATTTTATTGATTTTATTTATTTTATTAATAGGAGGCCTTTATTTAGAAGAGCATTTATGTAAGAAATGGCGAAGAAACATAAAGTATGTTATTCATGTCAACGGTATTCGGGGAAAGTCAACTGTAGTTAGGATGATTGATGCTGCTTTCAAAAACAATGGCCTTATAGGTATAGCAAAGACAACTGGAAGTGAAGCAGCTATCGTTATGCCAAATGGTGATATAAAAAAAATACATAGAAAAACTCAAGCTAATATTAGAGAGCAAAGACGAATATTAAAAATGGCCAGTGATTTAAAATGTGATTATCTTATTGTTGAATGTATGGCTGTTAATCCAAAGCTGCAATTACAATCAGAAACTATATTGAAAGCGGATGTAGCTGTTATTACGAATGTAAAAGAGGATCATTTGGGTATTTTAGGTTATACAAAAGAAGAAATAGCTCAATCTTTGCTGATGGTTAAACCAAAACAAGGCATACTCATAACAGATACCTATTATAAACCTCTAGATGCTAATCATCATATCAAAAAAGCTTATTTCCAGTCAGAAGATACTTTTTCTCAAAATGCTAATATGGCTTTGAGTGTTTGTGAATATTTTGGCCTTGATTTAGAGAAAAGCAGGATGGGACTAAAAAATTATACTTTGGACATAGGTCACCAAGAGATTTATAAAGTAGGTGAGGGGATTTTTATAAATGGATTTAGTGCCAACGATTATGGATCTACAAAAATTCTCCTCAACAAATATAAAGATCATAAACCTTACAAAAAAGCTATTCTATACAATCATAGACAGGATCGTCCCGATAGACTTACTATGATGCTAGATCTTATATTAGAATACAATTCAGATATAGTATATCTTTCAGGTAATGGGAGTCCTTATGTTCATAAGAAATTGAAGAAACTTCAATTTCCTGGAGATATTATACTTATTAAAAGCATTAAAGATATTGAATTTGATGGCTTTTTAATCGTAGGTATTGGCAATATTAAAGGGTTTGGAATACAAATGTTAGAAGAGGAGGTCTTATTGTGTTAG
- the pgsC gene encoding poly-gamma-glutamate biosynthesis protein PgsC, producing MLEVFIGIGIIISLTYYEITELSPGGMISPIYLALFIDQPKRIIGTIIISVIIYYLLKLLSNYIPIYGKRTFALAIVLGIILKLIFVQSLFLPYLAIGSIIPGLIAFECDKQGVLPTLFSLFITSIILKVMLILMQGSYFI from the coding sequence GTGTTAGAAGTTTTTATAGGAATTGGTATCATTATTAGTCTCACATATTATGAAATAACAGAATTATCTCCTGGGGGAATGATTTCACCAATTTATCTAGCACTATTTATTGACCAACCAAAACGAATTATTGGTACGATTATTATATCAGTTATTATATACTACTTATTAAAGCTTTTAAGCAATTATATTCCTATTTATGGAAAAAGAACCTTTGCCTTAGCTATTGTACTGGGCATTATTTTAAAGCTGATTTTTGTTCAATCTTTATTCCTCCCTTATTTGGCCATTGGCAGTATTATTCCTGGACTGATAGCCTTTGAATGTGATAAACAAGGGGTATTGCCAACTCTATTTTCTCTTTTTATAACGAGCATTATTTTGAAGGTCATGCTTATTTTGATGCAGGGGAGCTATTTTATATGA